GAACAGCGAGGTAGGTGCTCCTCGGCCCAGCCTCGTGGCTAGTCTTATTCCCAAAGAGTCCTGAAAAATGTGAGCACCCTCCCTCACTCAGCATTTCCCTCTCTCCAGGATTCTGATGAACAAGACCATCAGGAGGTGTCATACGCATAATTGGATCACTGTGCTTTCACACAGAGAAAAATCACTCGCCCTTCTGAGAGGCCCAAGACACCCCCAACAGATACCAGCATGTACATAGAACTTCCAAATGCTGAGCCCAGATCCAAAGTTGTCTTCTGTCCACGAGCACCACAGTCAGGCCTTGAGGGGATCTTCTAGGGAGACAacagccctgtctcaaaaccgGGTTGCCAGCTCCCATGTACCAGCAGCTGGAATCTGAAGGCATCAGTCTTCATCTTAGGGCATCGCTCTTCCTCACACCACGAATCTGAACATGCCTCTCTCTTGCTTACAAATGTCTAAGGTCCCCACTGCCTGCTGGAGAGAAAACACACTCCTTTGCTTAGCCCACAATTCTCCATTTCACTTgacccctgcccacctctccaacCTAACTGGCTTACTTCCTAGTCTACCTGAGGCTGCAATCACACTGAGGAACTCACAATTCCAAACATACAAGAGGCTGCCTCTTAACACAGCACTTAGACACGTGCTGTTCCACCTCCCTTCAGACTATCTTTCAGCCTTCTGCCAGCAGTAAaacttataaattttttaaataatttcaatgtaGTTTTCCCGCCTTCAAATAAACATGTCTGCCCTCATGGTTTCGGTAACGAGACTCTTTTCTTGCCTAAGGCTTCCGGTGTTATCATTACCATGTCCACATAACCCCATCTGTTCTCCATTGGGTTCTCAGCCCTGGACTCTGAGCTTCTGGAAGCAGAATGGAGCCTGATTTGTCTCTGAGACTCCAATTTCCATCCAAAGATACAGCACATAGGAGGCTCCAAGGATCGTGAATCACATGAACAAGTGATATTCTTACTCTCTGCAGACCTGGAAAGCTGGCAGAGTCATTCCACGATGAAACATTTGTAGAGTCATAGGCCTTGTTAGTCTCATCTCCACGGGGACACATATCAACATATCATctttcataatataaatatacagtcGGTCCTCCATATCTGTGGGGTTTACAGGTGTTTATTGAACCAAcaataaatcaaaaatattttcagaaaaaaatcccCGAAGTTTCAAGAAGCAAAAAACTATGTTGAATCGACACAAATTGAGTGGCGTGTAGGCTGTGTCAGGAATTATAAGTAATCAAGGGATGATTTCatgtatacaggaggatgtgcatgggTTCTATGCAATTgctatgctatttttttttttttttttgagacagtctcactctctcacccaggctggagtgcagtggcaggatctcagctcactgcaacctccgcctcccaggttcaagcgattgtcttccctcagcctccccagtagcctcccctaggattacaggcacgtgccaccatgcacagataaatttttttgtgtgtgtatttttagtagagacggggtttcagaaTGTTGgaccagctggtcttgaactcctgacctcgtgatctacccaactcagcctcccaaagtgctgggattacaggcgtgagccacggtgcccagcttcGCTATGCCATTTCATGCAAGGggcttgagcatctgcagattttggtatctgaatggggatcctggaaccaatcaccCAGGAATAGTGAAGGACcacagtatataatttttatttgtcaatcttaaaaataaagcataaaaagtTTACAAcaacaagataaaaaataagaagtgtCTTTATAGTGTGAGGATaagtttagatttattttttcctacgTGTAACCCTATGGTCCTGTGTTATTTGTTGAGAAAATATTCTATTCCACCTTAAACTACATGGCAGCCTTTGTCAACTATAAAGGGACTGTGTATCCACAGATGTATTTTAGACACAGTTTTCTGCCCAGTGGTTCTCTGTATCCCCTCTCATGAGGATGCTGCATTTCATATAAACTTATAGAACCCCTTAAAATTTGGTAACCTGAGTTCTCTGATTTGTTATTATAGgttatttagtttgcttttttttttctttcttgagacagactcttcctctgtcacccaagctggagttcagtggcttgagctcagctcactgcagcctccgcctcccaggttcaagcaattctcgtgcctcaggttTAGTACTAGAAACTCATCAGGAAAATTAGAATGGCTTTTTGTCACAATTACTCTGATAATGTTAATAATACCTCTTAGATATTTTGCACATTACACATGAAGAAAAGTTTGAAtctcagataaaaacaaaaatacatcaaaAGTCTTTAATGTAAGCACAGAATTCAATCACCTCATGTGTGAGAGGTTGGATCTGAGACGTCTTTTGAGTCTGGTCATAGTGAAGGATGCAAGGTGGCAATTGTAGTCACAACAATTTCCAGGAAGCCATGTTCCGCTCTTGAGCGAGCACCCACTGGGCCTCATGCAAGGTAGAAAGAGCCTGCGTACGTCACCCTCCCATGATGTGGTCAACATGTAAACTGCATGGGCAGGGCGCCAAATAACATCCTGTGCGCTGCTGAGCTGAGCTGGGGCGCGGCCTCCTGTCTGCACCGGCAGCACCATGTCGCTCACGGTCGTCAGCATGGCGTGCGTTGGTGAGTCCTGGAAGGGAAtagagggagggagagtggggaTGGAGATCTCGGCCTAGAGGTAAAGATatgggcctggagtggagatatgggcctggagtggagatatgggcctgggtgtggagatatgggcctggagGTGTAAATatgggcctggagtggagatatgggcctggagGGGAGATATGGGCCTGGGTgtggagatatgggcctggagtggagatacgggcctggagtggagatatgggcctggagtggagatatggGCCTGCAGGTGGAGATctgggcctggagtggagatatgggcctggagtggagatatggGTCTGATgtggagatatgggcctggagtggagatatgggcctggagtggagatatggGCCTAGAGGGGAGATctgggcctggagtggagatatggGTCTGATgtggagatatgggcctggagtggagatatgggcctggagtggagataggggcctggagtggagatatgggcctggagtggagatCTGGGCCAGGAAGTGTTGATCTGGGCCTGGAGCCTGGGTCTCTCCACAGCTGAGAGCCCTGTTCTTGGCAGCAGGTAGCAGGGAGGCTAAGTTTACCTTCAGCCCAGCAAGGGCCTGGCTGCCAAGACACACAGTGCAGTGGGGGCAGCAGGGTGCCCTGGTTTGCCTGCAGTTGGATCGTCTATCATGATCTTTCTTTCCAGGGTTCTTCTTGCTGCAGGGGGCCTGGCCACTCATGGGTGAGTCCGTCCCCAAACCTTAGGGTGTCATCTCCCCACATAAGAGGATTTTTCTGAAACAGGAGGGAAGTCCTGTCGGGGAGTCTCTCATAAACTAGGAAGAGGGGACCCTTGGATACTCGGCCCACATTTCTGACCTCGCCCTCCCtggcctttctttccctttcctgagTCAAGCTCTGTGAAGACTGGGGTGAGACTGGGGTGCTCCAAGCTGGGGTGTGCAGGGAGGAAGTGGTGTcagcagcagagaaagagagggaagcagTGCTAGGAACAGCAGGTCCTCTGAGGACAAAGGTATAACTGACACCCTCCAGCGTTTCCGTGACGGTAGGGGCTGCAGTGTGGCTGCGGTCTTTCTACCAGAAGAGGGGGGAAACCACAGCCATGGCCCTGACATTCCAAATCCTCTGAGGGGGCTCAGTTCATGAATTGGCTGATATTCCATTCACATAGGACATGCCCTCCATGCCGTGTCTACTTTGTGTTGTTTTATGTGAGTAATTTTGCAGTATTAAAATCTAGTAAGAGTCACTTATTCAGCACTTGCTCAAAGTTCTCAGCTGACACTTGTTGTAGGGAGACGCCATGTCTATGTGGGGTGGGTCCTTCCTGTAGCCCTGGGCACCCAGGTGTGGTAGGAGCCTTAGAAAGCGGAAATGGGAGAATCTTCTGAgcacagggagggaggggtggcTCCACATCCTCCTCTCTAAGGCAGTGCCTCCTTCTCCCCCAGGTGGTCAGGACAAACCCTTCCTGTCTGCCCGGCCCAGCACTGTGGTGCCTCGAGGAGGACACGTGGCTCTTCAGTGTCACTATCGTCGTGGGTTTAACAATTTCATGCTGTACAAAGAAGACAGAAGCCACGTTCCCATCTTCCACGGCAGAATATTCCAGGAGAGCTTCATCATGGGCCCTGTGACCCCAGCACATGCAGGGACCTACAGATGTCGGGGTTCACGCCCACACTCCCTCACTGGGTGGTCGGCACCCAGCAACCCCCTGGTGATCATGGTCACAGGTCAGAGGCTTTCTGTCTGGGCTTCTCACTGTCCCACCTCCTGAATCCCAGAGCTTCTGGTGGGGGTGTCCATCAGGGTCCCATCACCCAGGCCCCAACTGTATTTGGGGTCAAGGGGGATTGAATACAGGGGAAATGGGCGCTGTGGTGGGAAGAATCACTGTCGCCAATGATGGCTACATTGTAATCCCTGGAGCCTGTGACTATTTATGTTATAGGGCAGGGGACTGAAGGGGAAGGTGGAGCTCAGGTTGTTGATGAGTtgaccttgagatggggagacAGCCTGGACTGTCCTGCTGGgctcagtgtaatcacaagggtccgcgtgagaggtggaggaagaggggagTGGGGATTAGAGCAGTGTAGTGGGAGGGAGACGCTATCAGCCACTGTgggctttgaaggtggaggaaggcCACTAGTCAcagaatgcaggtggcctctaagGGCTGGAGAAGTCAAGAGAACTGATTCGCTGAGTCTCCAGAGGGAACGCAGCCCTGCAGATGCCTTGATTTCAGCACAGGGAGAACTGGATCCAATTTCTGTCCCCAGAAGTGGAAGGGGTCAGTGtgttctctcctgctgccatgtttGTGATAATTTTctgcagcagcaacaggaaaccgACACAGGAACCCAGGTCAAGGACAAGCTAGGAAACCAAACAAggatagccaggtgtggtggtgggcacgaGTAATCCAacgactggggaggctgaggcaagataatcacttgaaccggggaggcagaggttgcagtgagccaagacaacaccactgcactccagcctgggtgaaaaagtgactgtctcaaaaataaattaattaatcaattaattaaagaAACCAAACAAGGAGAAGGTTGGCTACCGTGGGATCAGCAAGGGTGGGATGCTGATGCCACCACCAGGCTCCATCCACATAGGAAGGGGTTGATGCTCCTGGAACCAGCACCAGGGACCACCCTATGGAAGCTGGGGCCATGGAGAAGGCACAGACATGGCAGGAGAGGCTCCCAATCCCCATCAGGAACAGGGTGTGTGGACACTGATGTCTGCCTTACTGATGAGTTGATACCTCTGCCAGAGACTCCAATTTGTTCAAAAGAGATTGATTCAGGCTGCTGAGAGCCTGGACATGCAGCCTGTCCTCTTCCACCCCCACATAGACAGCAGGAAAGAGACTAGTGGGAAAGAGATACAACAGCCCAAGAGATGAGGCTCTCTTCACAGTGGGAAGGGAGTCAGGGGCTACtggagacagagggacagagaagagggaggaagacaaATGGAGGGACCTGCACCAGGGGATATGGGCACAGAAAAGACACGGAGAcacagagagggaggagagagacagaccTCTGGGAGGGGAACCCTCACTCATTCCAGGTGCCATGGATGGGATGATAAAGAGAGATGCCTTCTAAACTCACAACTTCTCTTTCTAGGAAACCACAGAAAACCTTCCctcctggcccacccagggcccCTGCTGAAATCAGGAGAGACAGTCATCCTGCAATGTTGGTCAGATGTCATGTTTGAGCATTTCTTTCTGCACAGAGAGGGGATCTCTGAGGACCCCTCACGCCTCGTTGGACAGATCCATGATGGGGTCTCCAAGGCCAACTTCTCCATCGGTCCCTTGATGCCTGTCCTTGCAGGAACCTACAGATGTTATGGTTCTGTTCCTCACTCCCCCTATCAGTTGTCAGCTCCCAGTGACCCCCTGGACATCGTGATCACAGGTGAGAGTGTCCAGACATTCTTCTCATTGTCATTGGGACACAGAGTGAATGATCCAGGACTTGGAACCCCCAGGTGGTCATGAGGAAGATAAGCGTGGGATTCTTATGGAGAGAGACTGACTCGGTGAGGTCTGTACCAACAGAGACAGGGAAACAGGAGACATAAGTACAGACCAGGTGTCATAACAGAGGACAGACACAGGGGCCATACGGGGaagtagaaaagagagaaagaggtaaaGGAGACactcagacagacagacatgtgCCAGAGAGAAGTGTCCTTCCATGCTGACTTTGCTCAGAGACCTGGCACAGGTTAGaagtttcatttctgttttgtctCCACAAAGTGCTTCTACGAGGAGAACCCAAGGACACCCATATTTCTGACCTGAGTTGGGCCCTGTGGCCTCAGGCCTTGTGGCATCTACAGATGCCATGTTTATTCTGACACCTCTGCCTTCCATGCAGTGGAGCCATAATTATCCCAGGATATCATGGCCCCAGAACACCAACCCCTAAATACTGTGTGTACTTGGTGTCCCCAGACTAGATTCTGAGGCTCATATTCCAAATAATCCTACATATAATAGGATCACTGAGAGACACAGAGATAAATCAGGGACTTCAAAAAGCAAAGGCATAAACACACAGAGAATGAGCCAGAGGAAGGGGATTGAGAgactcacagacacacaaaaagaaagaaaagagggcagAGGAGTGGAGAGAATGctggaagggaggagagaaaagccCCAAAATCAGAACCCTGAGGGAGGGGcacaaagacagagaaagataaaGATGTGGGGATGGATTGCAGAGATTCCAAATAGAACTAGAGAGactgagaggcagagaaagacaaggagatggagagagacagatgatagatggatagatagatatagatagatgataaataggtagatgatagataatgGATAGgttatagatacatagatgatgattgatagatgatacatagagatgatgatgatgatgatgatgaagatagatagatagaagacacatatataaatatatagatacatagatgatacaTAGAGACTGACAGGCAGACAGAGAggtaatagagagagagagagatgatacaTAGATACAG
This genomic stretch from Homo sapiens chromosome 19 genomic scaffold, GRCh38.p14 alternate locus group ALT_REF_LOCI_28 HSCHR19KIR_FH06_A_HAP_CTG3_1 harbors:
- the KIR3DL2 gene encoding killer cell immunoglobulin-like receptor 3DL2 isoform X1; the protein is MSLTVVSMACVGFFLLQGAWPLMGGQDKPFLSARPSTVVPRGGHVALQCHYRRGFNNFMLYKEDRSHVPIFHGRIFQESFIMGPVTPAHAGTYRCRGSRPHSLTGWSAPSNPLVIMVTGNHRKPSLLAHPGPLLKSGETVILQCWSDVMFEHFFLHREGISEDPSRLVGQIHDGVSKANFSIGPLMPVLAGTYRCYGSVPHSPYQLSAPSDPLDIVITGLYEKPSLSAQPGPTVQAGENVTLSCSSWSSYDIYHLSREGEAHERRLRAVPKVNRTFQADFPLGPATHGGTYRCFGSFHALPCVWSNSSDPLLVSVTDAAVMDQEPAGDRTVNRQDSDEQDPQEVTYAQLDHCVFIQRKISRPSQRPKTPLTDTSVYTELPNAEPRSKVVSCPRAPQSGLEGVF